The proteins below are encoded in one region of Amycolatopsis magusensis:
- a CDS encoding SET domain-containing protein-lysine N-methyltransferase, protein MPGKGHGVFAVRRFRPGETVVVGRRVRDLPERTIHSVQTGWNRHVELDRPAVLVNHSCEPNVGIVDNTFDGYDFLALDTIAPGEEITWDNAASEWESIAVPSCLCRSRRCRGASLGYRCLTAAQIAHLGRYTARYLIASPPAPRP, encoded by the coding sequence GTGCCGGGCAAAGGACACGGGGTCTTCGCCGTGCGTCGCTTCCGCCCCGGCGAGACCGTGGTGGTGGGCCGTCGTGTTCGGGACCTTCCCGAGCGGACGATCCATTCGGTGCAGACCGGGTGGAACAGGCACGTCGAACTGGACCGTCCCGCCGTACTGGTCAACCACTCGTGCGAACCGAACGTGGGGATCGTGGACAACACCTTCGACGGCTACGACTTCCTCGCCCTGGATACCATCGCGCCGGGTGAGGAGATCACCTGGGATAACGCCGCGAGCGAATGGGAAAGCATCGCCGTGCCATCATGTCTGTGCCGAAGCCGACGCTGCCGTGGCGCTTCCCTGGGTTATCGGTGTCTCACCGCAGCACAGATCGCCCACCTCGGCCGATACACCGCCCGCTACCTCATCGCCTCGCCACCGGCGCCACGCCCATGA
- a CDS encoding 2OG-Fe(II) oxygenase family protein — translation MIPQVRLPGHSDGWTSADRAVVAVNIGDACRRQGYFFVHDHGVPPELICDAYSEARRFYRLTLEEKSKYDTAEDSQFLGYRALGRERSRVHRGTESCEQYRIGNTTDELAVPEADFYHAQFPQSLELFHHLTRLSDGLLAACALDLGLDENTFADHPGTPLHRLGLNRYAASHPSTSGPKNASAMSPHVDLSLLTILDQDEPGLDVRAADGTWLAVPAVPGALFVFIGDYLQRWSNGLHRAAPHRVNKVRNDRMSIQYKHRPAYGVVIAPLDDLTTTSNPTRYPPLDTGPGYMTVLKSILNK, via the coding sequence GTGATACCTCAGGTACGGCTTCCGGGACACTCGGACGGATGGACATCGGCTGACCGAGCAGTGGTCGCCGTCAACATCGGTGACGCCTGCCGGCGGCAGGGCTACTTCTTCGTCCACGACCACGGTGTCCCTCCCGAGTTGATCTGCGATGCCTATTCGGAGGCCCGGCGGTTCTACCGGCTTACCCTGGAAGAGAAGAGCAAGTACGACACCGCTGAAGATTCCCAGTTTCTCGGCTACCGGGCACTCGGCCGGGAAAGGAGCCGCGTCCACCGCGGCACCGAGTCCTGCGAGCAGTACCGGATCGGCAACACCACCGATGAACTCGCCGTGCCCGAGGCGGACTTCTACCACGCTCAGTTCCCGCAGTCGCTGGAACTCTTCCACCACCTGACCCGCTTGAGCGATGGCCTTCTCGCCGCGTGCGCCCTGGACCTGGGACTGGACGAGAACACCTTCGCCGACCACCCCGGCACGCCACTACACCGTCTGGGTCTCAACCGCTACGCCGCAAGCCACCCGTCCACCTCCGGCCCGAAAAACGCCAGCGCGATGTCGCCGCACGTCGACCTGTCCCTGCTGACCATCCTCGACCAGGACGAACCGGGCCTCGACGTCCGGGCCGCCGATGGAACCTGGCTGGCGGTACCCGCCGTCCCGGGCGCGCTGTTCGTTTTCATCGGCGACTACCTGCAACGCTGGTCCAACGGACTGCACCGGGCGGCCCCACACCGGGTGAACAAAGTGCGAAACGACCGCATGTCGATCCAGTACAAGCACCGCCCCGCCTACGGCGTCGTAATCGCTCCATTGGACGACCTCACAACCACCTCCAACCCAACCAGATACCCGCCGCTCGACACCGGCCCCGGCTACATGACCGTGCTGAAATCGATCCTCAACAAGTAA
- a CDS encoding GntR family transcriptional regulator, translating into MTVGKRTSRRAVYEALRRKVLTLELPPGAALSENELAASLGVSRTPIRESLILLVEEGLVQVFPQVGSFVSRVDPARVADAQFLREAVELASLEDLPPALDPDLIDELRQNLAAQKAPGLDVEDFFALDEEFHHGLLRLAGHGNAWATVVSAKGHLDRARRLGLQETAPPDFADQHLRIFDAVLAGNTEAARDAMRGHLRAVFDDVEKIRERLPQLFAAANGSTPVRRNIVVWE; encoded by the coding sequence GTGACTGTTGGCAAGCGGACGAGTCGCCGCGCCGTCTACGAGGCGCTTCGCCGCAAGGTTCTGACCCTGGAGCTGCCGCCTGGTGCCGCGTTGTCGGAGAACGAGCTGGCCGCCTCGCTGGGTGTCAGCCGCACGCCAATCCGCGAGAGCCTGATCCTGCTGGTCGAAGAAGGGCTCGTGCAGGTGTTCCCGCAGGTCGGATCGTTCGTCTCGAGGGTCGACCCGGCACGGGTGGCCGATGCGCAGTTCCTGCGTGAAGCCGTGGAACTGGCCTCACTGGAAGACCTCCCTCCCGCGCTCGATCCCGACCTGATCGACGAGCTGCGGCAGAACCTCGCCGCCCAGAAGGCCCCGGGCCTGGACGTCGAAGACTTCTTCGCGCTCGACGAAGAGTTCCACCACGGGCTGCTCCGGCTCGCCGGGCACGGCAACGCGTGGGCCACTGTCGTCTCAGCGAAGGGGCATCTGGACCGGGCACGCCGCCTCGGCCTGCAGGAGACCGCGCCCCCCGACTTCGCCGACCAGCACCTCCGGATTTTCGACGCCGTCCTGGCCGGAAACACCGAGGCTGCCCGCGACGCGATGCGCGGGCACCTGCGCGCAGTGTTCGACGATGTCGAGAAGATCCGGGAACGCCTGCCCCAGCTGTTCGCCGCAGCCAACGGCTCCACTCCGGTCCGCCGCAACATCGTCGTGTGGGAATGA